Genomic segment of Grus americana isolate bGruAme1 chromosome 31, bGruAme1.mat, whole genome shotgun sequence:
AACCCCCAGGGCTTACCGACCCGGCCGTGCCACCACCCCACGGCCCTGGCACCAgctttggggcaggggggtgacGGGCGCTGGAGGGGGCATTGGCCACAGCCGTCCGTCCCCTTGCTGCCGTCCGTCCGTCCCCGCGTCGccggctggctggctgccctTGCGCTGAACTCGCTGATTCCAGGAGGGATATTTTCTGCGCGAAAGGGCAGAGCTAAATCGGGAAGTTGGGAGCGTGGCCGCCCTCCGTGCCATTCCAGCACCACGGCACAGGGAAGCGCCTTCGGGGTGGCCAGGGAAAGCTCCGGGAAAGACCCTGGTTTCGGCACCCGGCTCCCAAAACGCAGCATCCCCGCAGCACCCGCTGGGGAGGCACCGGCTGAGTTTGGGACTTTTGGTCCCATCCTGGCTCCCGGGACCCAGCTCCCGCTCCCATGTCCCCTGGGATGTGACCCTGTGTGCTGTGAACCAGTGCATCCCAGTTAATCCCAGCTGGTGGGGCTGGATGCACGGCCCCTCCGCTGCCTACCGTAGGCACGGGGACAAGCACCCCCCAGCTTCGGGGCTGGCGCTTGGGTCCCGGCTGGGAGGAAGCGATTTTCCAGGAGGTCTCAGGGTGGGCTTCTCTGCGCTGCCACCTTCCCCATCCTGGACCATGGTGGTCCCAGGCTGTTCGCTCTCAAAATTTGGTGCAAGAGTCTTTAGGACAGATGTCACTGCCCCCAAAGCCACCAGCGTGGCCCAATGGCACAGTGTGCCCCCTCCTCGTGCCCACAGATGAGCTGCTGTGCACCTGCGACATGCCGTACTGCAGCGTGTCCACCTGCACGGGCAAGGTGTGCTTCGTcagcaaaaggaaggaggaggggaccATCACCCAGCACAAGGGCTGCTTCTCCCAGAACACCCTGGAGAACTGCCACACGTCTGTGACGGAGCAGTACGGCATGAGGTGCTGCTACTCCAGCATGTGCAACGCCGAGCTGGAGATCTTCCTGCAAGGTACAGGGGCACAGTCCCCTTTGAGGAGCcggaggggagaggggcagagctgcccacACAGCTGGAGATGTGGTTGGGTCTCCAGATCATCCCACTCCTCACTCAGCACCTCCAGGGTCACCCTTTCCCGGGTGGGACAGGGCCAGCAAGATGTCCTTGTTTGTCCTTTCTTGGgctgtgcctgcagagctgccatcCATGGGGCTGACCTCAATGCAGAGCCACCGTCCCCAGGTCTAAGCCCAAGCACCACCTTCATGCTCCCATCCATCgtttcctccccccccaggaGAAGAGACCCTGGGAAAGGTGCCTTCCCTGCCCAACCTCCTCCTGATGATCTTCGTCCCGCTGCTCGCCCTCCTCGTCCTTGTGGCACTCACGGTGCTCTTCTGCTGGAAGGTGGCCCAGCACCGCCACCAGAAAAGTGACTTGGGAGACATGGACCTCATGCTGAAGGCATCCATGGTGGGAGACAGCACCCTGGAGGTGGGTGAGCTCcgtgggggggaccccaaatgCCCCCAAGCTGCGAGAGGGAGGGATGCTCCAGGCGTGGGGCAGCTGCCGGGCCGACCCCCTGCCGCCCCGGCTGCGCAGGACTTGCTGAACGACGACTGCACGACGGGCAGCGGCTCGGGGCTGCCCTTCCTCGTCCAGCGAACCGTGGCTCGACAAATCACCCTCGTGGAGTGCGTGGGTAAGGAGAGCGGCCGGGCACGGGGGgaggctgccccagcccccccccagccagtcCCTGGGCACGTGCCAGACCCCCCGCACCCGGCGATGGCGTGCCAGACCCGGGAGAGGGGGTCAGACCCGAccatctcagccaaaacccCGTAGAGACCCCCCCAAGTTCTCCCTCGTCCTGCTAacagaggagggggagagcggctgggtgggtgggtggcCGTTGGCCAAGGTCAACGGGCGCTGCACCACCCCGTTGCTGCTCCACGCCAGGAGCTGGGTTCATCAAGctgggtgtggggagggggctgggggccaggggGGGCTGCGTGACGTGGTGCCGTGGCCGTGGCAGGCAAAGGACGCTACGGCGAGGTGTGGCGAGGCGTGTGGCACGGGGAGAGCGTGGCCGTGAAGATCTTCTCCTCCCGCGATGAGCAGTCGTGGTTCCGTGAGACAGAGATCTATAACACCGTCCTCCTCCGGCACGACAACATCCTGGGTGagtggggggccggggggaccGGGGGCGGCTGCACGGCGGCTCCATGGTCCTGGCTTTTCTCCCCGTCCAGGCTTCATCGCCTCTGACATGACGTCAAGGAActccagcacccagctctggcTCATCACCCACTACCACGAGAATGGCTCGCTCTACGACTACCTGCAGAGGACGGCCCTGGACGTGGAGACCTGCCTGGGGTTGGCTTCCTCCATCATCTGCGGCCTCGTCCACCTCCACGTGGAGATCTTTGGCACCCAGGGCAAGCCCGCCATTGCCCATCGCGACCTGAAGAGCAGGAACATCTTGGTGAAAAGCAACCGGCAGTGCTGCATCGCAGACCTGGGTGAGATGGGGGTGGGATGCAGAACTCCGGGTATGTGATGCCCCAGGGATGTGATGCTGCAGGGATGTGGTACCCCAGGGATGTGGTACCCCAGGGATGCAGTGACCCAGGGATGCGGTACCCCAGAGGTGTGGTACCCCAGGGATGCAGTACCCCCAGGATGCAGAAACCCAGAGGTGTGGTACCCAtgggatgcagtgctccagggaTGCGGTACCCCAGTGGTGTGGTACCCCAGGGGTGCAAGCCCCCAGGGATGCAGTACCCCAGTGGTGTGGTACCCCAGAGATGCAGTGCCCCAGGGATGCAGTACCCAAGGGGTGTGGTACCCCAGAGATGCAGTGCCCCAGGGATGCAGTACCCAAGGGGTGCAGTACCCCAGTGGCGCAATCCTCCAGGGATGCGGTACCCCAGTGGTGTGGTACCCCAGAGATGCAGTGCCCCAGGGATGCAGTACCCAAGGGGTGTGGTACCCCAGAGATGCAGTGCCCCAGGGATGCAGTACCCAAGGGGTGTGGTACCCCAGTGGCGCAATCCTCCAGGGATGCGGTACCCCAGTGGTGTGGTACCTCAGGGATGCAGTATCCAAGGGGTGCGGTACCCCAGGGGTGTGGTACCCCAGGGATGCAGTGCCCCAGGGATGCAGTGCCCCAGGGGTGTGGTACCCCAGGGATGTGGTACCCAAGGGATGCAGTGCCCCAAGGATGCAGCATCCTGGGGATGCAGCACCAGCATGGCACTGACCGGGTCCGGCATCTCTCCAGGGCTGGCCGTCATGCACTCCCAGGGCAGCGACTACCTGGACATCGGCAACAATCCCCGGGTAGGCACCAAGCGCTACATGGCCCCGGAGGTGCTCAGCGAGCAGATCCGCACCGACTGCTTCGAGTCCTACAAGAAGACGGACATCTGGGCGTACGGGCTGGTGCTCTGGGAGATCACCCGGCGGACAGTGGTGAATGGTGAGCACCTCCCGGCCGGCTGCCGCGCTCCCGGCTCGCAGCGATGCTCCGCGCccgctccctccttccctcctttttgttgcttttcttttttttgttgttttttttcccttcgcCCAGAAGATTAGCTGTAAATTATAAACACTGTAATCTAGTGTCAGCACCCGGCTCCCTGATTAAAGAGCCCATTAGACTCAATCAGTGCTTTGTTTGTTCAGCGCTGATTAGAAAACAAGCAGCGTGGAGCGCTGCCTGGAAGCTGGCCATGgccaggacctccagccggcagGGCTTGGCTCAGGGGGGACGGGAACAGGGATGGGGCCCCCCACGCTGCGGAGGAGCCTCCTCGGGGCTGCCCGGCCAGCACTGCTCACCACCAGCAAAGTCCATTAGAAGCATTAATTAAATGGTGGGTGCTGGCGGGTGAAGCAGGAGGTTCCCCCCAAGGCACAGTCTGGCCGGGATAATCTCATTTACTGCCCCGGGGCTCCTTCAGATTAAAAATTTACTCCAAATTACCAAAGCCATGTGCGGGGGATGACCTTCAGCCAGCTGGttttaaccctttccctccAGGATGGGCGGGGTGGCCCCTGCACGGTCCCGGGGCATCGGGGCCGGGGGCTCCAAGGGACCCCGAGGTTTGGGGGCCACCCCCCCCAGGGTGCAAGGCGGCTGGTGGGTGCTCGGGGCGGCCCAGGGGGGTTAAACCCCGTGGACACACAGACATATGGAGGCACTAAGCGGGGATTAGCTGGGCCAGCTGGCGGGCTCGCCACGGGGCTGCCGGATGAGGTGTGAGCTGCGTGAGGTGGGATCGGTGCCGGTGCTAGAGTGGGTGCTGGTTCGTGGCAGGGCCGGTGTCGGACTATTGCCGGCGCTGGAGCCACTGTCCGTGCTGGAACCGGCCTCAGCCATCCCGGGCCGTCCCAGGCCGTAGCCGTGCGCCCCGGGGCAGCGTCACCGCTGCTGTCGTGTGGCAAATCACACCGGCGGCCCCATGGGCCCCCCCCGGCAGGGTGCAGGTCGGTCCTACCAGCTCCCCCAGGGACCCTGCGatgtgcagggtggggggcgaaccccgcgcccccccccccccctcacacCGCTTCCCCCTGACCCTCCGCAGGCATTGTGGAGGATTACCGGCCACCCTTCTTCGACACCGTCCCCAGCGACCCCAGCTTCGAGGACATGAAGAAGGTGGTGTGCATCGACCAGCAGACCCCCGTGGTCCCCAACCGCCTCTTCTCCGACTCAGTGAGTCCTGGCAGGGGGGCTGCCCCGCTCCCACCCCGAGCCAGACCTTTGCTCCCCGTGAAACCCCTCAACTCCCCCCTCTTTTTGTGCCTCCCCCAGGTTTTGTCGGCTCTGGCGAAGATCATGAAGGAGTGCTGGTACCAGAGCCCCTCGGCCCGTCTCACCGCCCTGCGGATTAAAAAGACGCTGAAGAAGCTGAACAATTCCCTGGAAAAGCCGAAGCCAGAGCAGTGAGCGCCCGGCACGCGCCAGACCCGCTCACCGGCTGCACCGGGGACGGTGGCGAAGCCAATACCGGGACGGCTCCCGGTCATGGAAGGGGTTTTGCTCGCAGCCCCCCGCCTTTCACACCCCTCCTCAAAGCCTTTTTAAtttgcaaggaggaaaaaaataggggggggaaaaaaaaagcaaagcaaggaaggaaTCTTCCAGCCCGGTTATAAAAATATCCCCCGGATCCGTCATCCGACGCCAGCCCGTCTCGCCTGCCCGGCGGGGATGGCAGCGGGTGCCGAGGGCCGGCGACCCACCCTGAGCCCCCCGGCCGGATGCCACGGTCGAGGGCCGAGCAGGGCACCGGAGCCAGCGCCGTCCCCGGCCGCAGCCCCCAAGCCCAGCCGGGCACCCACCCCATCGCCGGCGCCCGGCACAGCACGCAGGCAGCGGGCGCTGCCCAAACCTGCCTGCCCGGCGCGTTGGCAGTGGGGATGCCGCGGGCTCGGCAGCGGCAGCAGGAATTCCCCGGCAGGGCTGCGGTGCCTGGCGCGCCTTTCGCCGAAGGAGGTCTGGATTTCGCTGGGAAAGGATGGTCCGGGGGCAGCATTCCCCTACCCCCCCGGGCTGGGCCGGATCTGCACCCCGGCACATCTCGGGGCTCCCCAGGACGAGGGACCACCGGCACCGAGCAGGGTCTGAGCATCCCCCGTGCCACGGGGACCCGCCGAGACGGGGGCTCCCGCAGCCATGGTGGCCTGATCCTTCCCTGGTGAGCAGCCAGCAGACCCCCTTTCCAGGCCCTTTTGGTCTTCGCCAACGTTTTGTTGTTTTCCGGGGCGTTTTGGTGCACCCTGCGGCTGGCTCCAGCCCGCACTGCTCGCTGCCATCCCAAAAGCCACCCCACGGATCCGGAATGTTCAGCAGAATCAGCTTTGCACCCTACTccataattatttaattattaagatttaatatatttaataaagcGTAAAGCTATTTTATCGCTTAACAGCTGCCAAACCTTCCCCGTCGGGCAGCAGGCGACGTGGCAGGATGAGACCCCCAGTGCTTCTGCATGGCTTAATTTATCGCTTCAACCCCGCGGAGCTGCCGCGCATCGCGCCCGGTCCCGCAATAAACCTCGCCCCGGGACCGCGCCGGGGGGGCTGTGACTGCCGGCCCCCCCTTTCGGGGGGTTTGCACTTCTGGTGCTCCAGGGGCGAGGGTGAAGCCCCCCCGGGATGAAAGGGGAGCTGGTGAGCGTCAGGGGGGTTCAGCCCCTGCGGGACGTTGGCCTTTCCAGTTACAGACTGGGAGAAACTGGTCAGCCAAGAGCAGCGGCTGGTCTTTGGGGGGCGGCGTGTGGGGCTGAG
This window contains:
- the ACVRL1 gene encoding serine/threonine-protein kinase receptor R3 isoform X1 encodes the protein MPRGACGRAVLVLMTLSLSFAADELLCTCDMPYCSVSTCTGKVCFVSKRKEEGTITQHKGCFSQNTLENCHTSVTEQYGMRCCYSSMCNAELEIFLQGEETLGKVPSLPNLLLMIFVPLLALLVLVALTVLFCWKVAQHRHQKSDLGDMDLMLKASMVGDSTLEVGELRGGDPKCPQAARGRDAPGVGQLPGRPPAAPAAQDLLNDDCTTGSGSGLPFLVQRTVARQITLVECVGKGRYGEVWRGVWHGESVAVKIFSSRDEQSWFRETEIYNTVLLRHDNILGFIASDMTSRNSSTQLWLITHYHENGSLYDYLQRTALDVETCLGLASSIICGLVHLHVEIFGTQGKPAIAHRDLKSRNILVKSNRQCCIADLGLAVMHSQGSDYLDIGNNPRVGTKRYMAPEVLSEQIRTDCFESYKKTDIWAYGLVLWEITRRTVVNGIVEDYRPPFFDTVPSDPSFEDMKKVVCIDQQTPVVPNRLFSDSVLSALAKIMKECWYQSPSARLTALRIKKTLKKLNNSLEKPKPEQ
- the ACVRL1 gene encoding serine/threonine-protein kinase receptor R3 isoform X2, producing MPRGACGRAVLVLMTLSLSFAADELLCTCDMPYCSVSTCTGKVCFVSKRKEEGTITQHKGCFSQNTLENCHTSVTEQYGMRCCYSSMCNAELEIFLQGEETLGKVPSLPNLLLMIFVPLLALLVLVALTVLFCWKVAQHRHQKSDLGDMDLMLKASMVGDSTLEDLLNDDCTTGSGSGLPFLVQRTVARQITLVECVGKGRYGEVWRGVWHGESVAVKIFSSRDEQSWFRETEIYNTVLLRHDNILGFIASDMTSRNSSTQLWLITHYHENGSLYDYLQRTALDVETCLGLASSIICGLVHLHVEIFGTQGKPAIAHRDLKSRNILVKSNRQCCIADLGLAVMHSQGSDYLDIGNNPRVGTKRYMAPEVLSEQIRTDCFESYKKTDIWAYGLVLWEITRRTVVNGIVEDYRPPFFDTVPSDPSFEDMKKVVCIDQQTPVVPNRLFSDSVLSALAKIMKECWYQSPSARLTALRIKKTLKKLNNSLEKPKPEQ